The genomic stretch ggcctcaaattcactgagatccacctgcctttgcctctcaagtgctgggattaaaggcgagcccCACCACTAGCCAGCATTCTCCTGCATTTTTACTGTTTCATTTCACATGAGGTCAGCTATGGAATTTTCTGTTACTGGAATCATGACCATGCTTATAAAGTTATAGGTTTTGAAGCATTTTGGATTTCTAGATTATGCCAGAACACTATATATATTGTTTCCTGGCCTGTTTTCCTTCTCCCTGAAATCAAAACCAGAATTCCAACTCCATTTGATAATTTAAAGGATGGAAATTGCTTCATTGAAAGCTGTATGGAAGGTTAATCTGCTTGTATCCATTTATCAGCTAAAAATGATTTTGATGATAACTATAGACCAAATTAAATGAGAAACTCTTCACAGTGGGAAAAATGGAGTGTTCCGTAGGTGTCCCCACCTGTCTATGTCTGGACTTTCTTCCCTCTTGTATTGGAGCTCAGATTGTAACCCATGGCTTTCTACAGGCTATGTGACTCTCCCAAcccactttttttgagacaggccttcACTCCATGGGAGTCTAACTCTGTAGGCCTTCTGCCTGAGCCTCCTAGGTACTGGGATTATACCAGtaatgggtgtatgtgtgtgtgtttgctgggaattacCCTAgacactctgtcactgagctatgtcccagcTACCTCTTTCTTGGCCACTTTTCAGACCTTGGAAGTTCCCAGATGTTGAGATATAGAGAGTCTCAGAATTTCTAGGACTCACTGATTAGGGCTCTGTCCCCTTACAGGTAGCTTTGCAGTGTGGGGAGGCCTGTTTTCTACCATTGACTGTGGCCTTGTAAGACTTCGAGGCAAGGAAGACCCCTGGAACTCCATCACCAGTGGAGCGTTGACTGGAGCAGTGCTGGCTGCACGCAGTGAGTACCTCTAACCCCCAGCCCCAGTCCTTTCCCTGTTCTGCCTGCCTTTCCTCAgctgtctctttctgcttcccaggtggtCCGCTGGCCATGGTGGGCTCTGCAATGATGGGGGGCATCCTGTTGGCCCTCATCGAGGGTGTTGGCATCCTTCTCACTCGCTATACTGCCCAGCAGTTCCGCAATGGTGAGGACCTGGTGGGCAATGATCAGGGAGAGTCAGGAAGCCTTCTCCACTCTTCCTCACCTCCTTATCTCATTCTCCCTTCTCCAGCACCCCCATTCTTGGAGGACCCCAACCAGCTAACCCCTAAAGAGGGAGCTCCAGCCCCAGGTTATCCCAACTACCAGCAGTACCATTGAGGAAGCCGCTGCCTGCCCCTGCCACCGTGGAGCTACTCCTCAGTTTCCTCCCGGATGATCTACCTCCAAGGGAGGACTGGCTCCTACATAACCCTGAAACTCTCCAGAGAGGGCCTCTATTCTACTCCCTTGTTCTGTGGTAGGGGTGGGGGCACCCCAGCAGCCTTGTCACTTGGTCCCCTTTTTTGTCTCTCAGGGCACCCCAGCCTCACACGTGTAACAGTATCTCATTCCAGATCCTCCATGTGGCACCCTGATGAACGTTTAAAGCCAGTTTTGAAATTTCTGTGTATGTACTTTTTAGTCATCCAGACGACCCTCCCCTCAGGAGAAGGGGCTTGGGATTCTAGGACTGGACATTCCTCAGTGAACGGGTTCTAGTAAGGAGTTTTTGTGGGGTAGTAGGGGAAAGAAGCAAGGTCTCACTTGAACTTGTGTGatgctaccatacccagcttctaGTAGAGGGTTACAGAATGAATGAGCAAGGGAAGTAAGATACACAAAATACAAATTaggagctgggcagtagtggcacatgcctttaatcccagcactcaggaggcagaggcaggtggatctctgtgatttccaggccagcctggtctacagtgcgagttccaggacagcctccaaggccacagagaaaccttgtcttgaaaaacaacaaaaaagactaatTAGGCACATGATTGCCTGGCAtttgtggctcatgcctttgatcccagcacttaggagacagaggcaggcggatctctgtgagttcaaggccagcctggtctacagagccagttccagaacaggctccacagctacagagaaaccgtgtctcgaacccccccaaaGCACATGATTAAGCATATTTACAGGCCAAATTATACATCTAGCAAACAGGAACAGGATTGGGGAAGAAAACTCAGGAACTCAGGGATTCCTGGATCCTTATAGATGCCATGCATAAGTACTCCCTTTTAGAGACTGGGAAACTAGCCTTAAAAAAGCCTTTTCTGAAAGGCATTGATTCTATTGTTAAAAATTCCAATCCAGCCAGGCAATGctgattcacacctttaatcccagcacttcagaggcagaggaggcaggagaatctgagttcgagaccagcctgctctacaaagtgagttccaggacagccagggctacacagagaaactctgtctcaaaaaacaaaacaaaaattccagcctggtattggtggcacacgcctttaatcccagcactcccactggggaggcagaggcaggtggatctccatgagttcgaggccagcatggtctacagagcgtgtgccaggacagcctctaaagcaatacagagaaaccctgtctcaaaaaaccaaaaaaaattccaTGTGTCCTTATAACAGCTCTGGGATGTCTGGGATTAAGGTCCAGGCATCAGGGAGACTGCTTTCTCATAAAAAGGTGCCCTGTGTTAGTCTCCTGTCACTTCTTGTGCTTGGTGGTGTCTGCATTTTTTACATTTGCTGTTCTTTGTTACTGtctttaagtacattttaaattatttctcattTACATGTTTGCATAATATATTTTGGTAATATTTTCCAATCCTTCCAGATCTTCTCCACCTCCCTATTTCACTTcatgctcttttgtttgttttttgagacaggggacctgactgtcctggaaattgctttgtacaccagactggccttgaactcaagagatctgcctgtattctgcctccagagttctgggttaaaggcctgtgcttCTAAaccttgctgtttgtttttcaagacagggactcaagtagcccaggctggcctccgagATTTGCTATGTAACAGTGGCTTGTCTTGtaaactgatcctcctgccttagcttctaaGTGCTGTGATCACAGCTGTATGCCACCATaccagttctgttttgtttttagacaggttctcattAGTATAGCCTCGActcaccttgaactcctaatccttctacctcccaagtgctaaactcacaatttttttaaaagactaaattagccaggtgttagtggcgcacacctttaatcacggcactcgggaggcagaggcaggcggatctctgtgagttcgaggctagcctggtctacaaagcaaaatccaggacagggtccaaaaacaatacagagaaaccctgtctggggggggacACAAAATTATTGGGGGGAGGTACACATTTacaggttagaggacagctttccAGGGTTGGTTTCCTTTCACCATATTGGTTTCCAGGATCGAATTCAGGTAGTAAGGCTCTATGGCAATTCAgttgttaggttttgtttttgtttttgttttttgttgctgctcttgtttcgagacagggtttctctgtgtagtcctggctgtcctggaattcactctgtagaccaggctggccttgaactcagagatccgcctgcctccacctcctgagtgctgggattaaaggtgtgcaccaccagtcTGCCAGTTATTGGCTTTTTTAAGGGTGACCACAGTATATCCAAAAATGAGTCTTatttggggagaggagaggtatTGGAAAGGTTTCCTTGATGGACATCTCCCAAGTTCTGTCATTCTGTGCAAACCCCTAAGTGAATAGACattgtctctattagggtccaaATGCCATATGGAGGCACAGAAATTTCCAGAGAACTGGGTTCGTTTTCCACTGTGACTGCAGCAGTGCAAATGGGCTCGTGGATGATATATAAATACAAGTCACTGCAAGTAGATGGAAACATCCTTTCATATAAAGCTGGTGCACTTGGGGACAAAGGTGCAGTCCCTAGGGCCTCTGAAAGTCCCAACAAGAGCCTGGTGGCCCTCACTAATGACAACTGCGACACCTCCTGCTCAAACAACTCAGCACCTAGCCATGCACAGCCACTCTAGGGACTGCCCTGGGAAGGGCAAGATGGGTTGGGGTTTGCAGATTTGCAGAACCCAGCCATGCAGCCATTCTTGAGCTGAGAACTCCAGCTGCAGAGCTCTGATGGATAAGATTCCATCGTATCCATAGTATCCGGGCTCCTGTggtgcacccccccacacacacacacacactggcccaGGCCCTCCAGCCTTTGGGGAACAAACCCCCTGTGTAGATCTAAGCTTGCCACCTGCTGGGGTTTCACATGCTGAATTCCCCCGAAGGGCGGGGTCCAGGCCCCACCCACTTCCCATCTTTCTGTGTTCCCTAAGACTATTATAAACCCTTCCTGAGTATCTCTCTAGGCCTTGCTTCAACAGGCCCCTTACTAATTGCCT from Cricetulus griseus strain 17A/GY chromosome X, alternate assembly CriGri-PICRH-1.0, whole genome shotgun sequence encodes the following:
- the Timm17b gene encoding mitochondrial import inner membrane translocase subunit Tim17-B isoform X1, coding for MEEYAREPWTGSPFIAQVGLQLVILLPHLPKHCAYSPWRIVDDCGGAFTMGVIGGGVFQAIKGFRNAPVGIRHRFRGSINAVRIRAPQIGGSFAVWGGLFSTIDCGLVRLRGKEDPWNSITSGALTGAVLAARSGPLAMVGSAMMGGILLALIEGVGILLTRYTAQQFRNAPPFLEDPNQLTPKEGAPAPGYPNYQQYH
- the Timm17b gene encoding mitochondrial import inner membrane translocase subunit Tim17-B isoform X2 is translated as MEEYAREPCPWRIVDDCGGAFTMGVIGGGVFQAIKGFRNAPVGIRHRFRGSINAVRIRAPQIGGSFAVWGGLFSTIDCGLVRLRGKEDPWNSITSGALTGAVLAARSGPLAMVGSAMMGGILLALIEGVGILLTRYTAQQFRNAPPFLEDPNQLTPKEGAPAPGYPNYQQYH